Genomic segment of Parcubacteria group bacterium:
TATTTCGGCCGACAAGTTTTTAATTCCTCCCACCTCTGATTCTGTAATGTCCATTACTTCGGCTTTAAACCCGCGCTTTTCCGAAAATCGCTTATACATCCGCCAGAGTTCATGCGCAAAAAGGCCGGCCTCATCTCCGCCCGCCCCTGCCCTTATTTCTAAAATTATTTTTTGAACCTCGTTCATTTTCTCTCGGCAGATTTTTTTGCGGTTTTAACGGCACCTTTTACCGTAGTTTTTAAAAGTCTTTTCTTGAATCTTTCAACGCGTCCGGCTGTATCAATTATCTTATCTTTTCCGGTATAAAAAGGATGGCATTTTGAGCAAATTTCAACGCTAATTTCCGGCTTGGTTGAACCAACGGTAAAAGTATTTCCGCACGAGCATTTAACTTTAGCTTTAGGAAAATATTCCGGATGTATTTTTTGTTTCATAAATCAGTTTAATAGAGATAGTTTACAACTTTGGCTTATAGTTGTCAATAAGTTTCCCCTTGTCAAAACATTAATATCTTGCTATTATCTGTGAGGTTATGGAAAAAAATAACAACATTATAGAACTTGATTTGGAAACAATGGCTTTAAGTGGTCTTCATTTGGGTTCTCAAAAATCGAGCGGCAACCCTAAAATGAAGCCGTTTATTTGGGATAGAAAAAGCTCATCTCTGGTCATTGATCTTGAAAAATCAAGGGAAAATCTAATTGCAGCCATTAATTTTTTAATAAGTATTAAGGAAAAGGGCGGCGTTATTTTGTTTGTCGGAACGGGTATTGCTACAAAAGAAATTACAAAAAAAGTAGCGCAGGAGCTTAACATGCCGTTTGTTACGGAACGGTGGCTTGGCGGAACATTCACAAATTTTACAACAATCAATAAGCGGGTAGAGCATTTGAAAGATTTGGAGAAGCAAAAAGCCGCTGGCGAATTCTCAAAGTATACGAAATACGAAGTAGGGAAACTTGAAGAGAAAATGAAAAAATTGAAAAAAGAATTCGGCGGTCTTGTAAGTTTAAGCCGCTTGCCGGACGTTATTTGGGTAAGTTCGGCAAAATATGATAAACTGGCAGTGGCGGAAGCAACAAAAAAAAACATATCTGTCGTAGGAATAGTAAATACGAATTCGGATCCTGCGCCGTTTACCCACCCAATACCGGCCAATGACTCCGCTTTAAATTCCGTTAACTTTATTCTTAACTTGGTATCGGAGGCGTTAATAAATGTGAAACCGATAGTTATAGAAACAGAAACAAAGACGGAAGATGGTAGAAAATAAATGAGTTATCCGCCTTCGCTAAAGCTACGGCGAGATGCTCATATTTTTAACTAAAAATTTCATTTTTAGAAAAATATGGCAAACATTGAAGACGTTAAAAAAATTCGTGAAATGACCGGCGTTCCTTTGGGTGCGATTAAAAAAGCTCTTGAAGAAGCCGACGGAAAAATTGAGCAAGCCTTGAAATTTTTAAAAGAACGCGGCGGGGCAGTGGCGGAAAAAAAAGCAGGGCGGCAGACTGGAGAAGGACTCGTTTCTTCCTATATCCATGCCAATGGCAAGATCGGGGTACTTATTGAAATGTTTTGCGAAACTGATTTTGTGGCGCGAAACGATGAGTTTAAGAACTTAGGCCACGAGCTTGCTATGCATATTGCCGCGACGAATCCCGCAGATGTTGACGAATTACTCGGCCAGCCATACATTCGCGATCAAGACATTACGGTTGACGCCCTGGTTAAGAACCACATCGCCAAACTTGGCGAAAACATCCGCATAGGAGAATTTTGCAGATTTGAGATTTAAACATAATTAGCATGTTCAATCTAATACCAATATCACTTTTAATAATAGCGCTTGGCGGCGTTGTTTATATATTTT
This window contains:
- the rpmE gene encoding 50S ribosomal protein L31, with the translated sequence MKQKIHPEYFPKAKVKCSCGNTFTVGSTKPEISVEICSKCHPFYTGKDKIIDTAGRVERFKKRLLKTTVKGAVKTAKKSAERK
- the rpsB gene encoding 30S ribosomal protein S2, producing MEKNNNIIELDLETMALSGLHLGSQKSSGNPKMKPFIWDRKSSSLVIDLEKSRENLIAAINFLISIKEKGGVILFVGTGIATKEITKKVAQELNMPFVTERWLGGTFTNFTTINKRVEHLKDLEKQKAAGEFSKYTKYEVGKLEEKMKKLKKEFGGLVSLSRLPDVIWVSSAKYDKLAVAEATKKNISVVGIVNTNSDPAPFTHPIPANDSALNSVNFILNLVSEALINVKPIVIETETKTEDGRK
- the tsf gene encoding translation elongation factor Ts — translated: MANIEDVKKIREMTGVPLGAIKKALEEADGKIEQALKFLKERGGAVAEKKAGRQTGEGLVSSYIHANGKIGVLIEMFCETDFVARNDEFKNLGHELAMHIAATNPADVDELLGQPYIRDQDITVDALVKNHIAKLGENIRIGEFCRFEI